In Pedobacter heparinus DSM 2366, the following are encoded in one genomic region:
- a CDS encoding PorP/SprF family type IX secretion system membrane protein yields the protein MKKLIRIIAVAAFLSMGAVKGIAQIDPHFSQYYAHPLWLNPALTGVTDGEYRVSLNAKQQWGSISNSFLTGGASFDMAPVKNLAFGAMVLNQNAGDISYNHLSALVSGAYRIHFGRAGLNMINFGLQAGILNKSFDPSKITLGSQYNPVTGYDPSFGISESFSSSNTLVPDVNAGVMFFDGNPDQNVNAFGGVMAAHLTRPVDKFLGNSVRMPIRYAAHGGARIKISEVFGITPNGLYMKQGNAREISAGAYAQFMLNPESDLLFGSNYRVDDSAIAFFGLHLKNMVFGLSYDFNTSSLNRATGSKGGLELSVSFTGRKGILGPNFFCPRL from the coding sequence ATGAAGAAACTAATAAGAATAATAGCAGTAGCAGCATTTTTAAGCATGGGAGCCGTAAAGGGTATTGCACAAATTGACCCTCACTTCTCCCAGTACTATGCGCATCCGCTATGGTTAAACCCGGCCTTAACCGGGGTAACCGATGGAGAATACAGGGTTTCATTAAATGCCAAACAGCAGTGGGGTTCTATATCCAATTCGTTTTTAACAGGAGGCGCATCTTTTGATATGGCCCCTGTTAAGAACCTGGCTTTCGGTGCAATGGTGCTGAACCAGAATGCGGGCGACATCAGTTATAACCATTTAAGCGCTTTGGTTTCCGGAGCCTACCGCATCCATTTTGGCAGGGCAGGTTTAAATATGATCAACTTTGGCTTACAGGCCGGCATTCTGAACAAGAGCTTTGACCCTTCAAAGATCACTTTGGGCAGTCAGTATAATCCCGTAACCGGATATGATCCCAGTTTCGGTATCAGCGAATCTTTTTCCTCTTCCAATACACTCGTGCCTGATGTAAATGCCGGAGTGATGTTTTTTGATGGAAACCCGGATCAGAACGTAAATGCATTTGGTGGGGTAATGGCGGCACATCTGACCAGGCCGGTAGATAAATTTCTGGGAAACAGTGTAAGGATGCCGATCAGATATGCTGCACACGGGGGTGCAAGGATCAAAATTTCGGAAGTTTTTGGCATTACACCAAATGGCCTTTACATGAAACAGGGCAATGCCCGCGAGATTTCGGCAGGGGCTTATGCACAGTTTATGCTAAATCCTGAATCTGACCTCCTTTTTGGTTCAAATTACAGGGTTGATGATTCGGCCATTGCTTTTTTTGGCCTGCACCTGAAGAACATGGTGTTCGGATTGAGCTACGACTTTAATACCTCCAGCCTTAACCGGGCTACCGGAAGCAAGGGGGGACTGGAGCTGTCCGTTTCATTTACCGGCAGAAAAGGAATATTAGGCCCTAACTTCTTTTGTCCGAGATTGTAA
- a CDS encoding OmpA family protein gives MKTKILLILCLFASVAQAQFVTNNKRVADVYFQNKEYYAAAEYYKKALQISADSVGFIVPYGFENKIKEESPKKDDYEYCVFQLAEALRLYKNFIDAEKWYAMAKDFTNPKYILSTFWYAETQRSNQKFEDAIASFNTFLEKYNVKDGYAAKARTEIASCQFALNELRYPRLFRLSRLQNNINDKGSNYTPTIKGGNFYFTSSRPIGSSGKKEVLSDKNVKVAKKETPFINAVYVATGNPLTESISIRKTAVDGAAKESAAPAFHPNGKIAYVTSWTALGNKKIYQLNATPGVGKDWSEPIELGGQINVKGFNAMQPFVTRDGKYLVFSSDRPGGSGKYDLWYAPIRTDGSLGLAVNMGKVINTPDDEEAPYYNVSTKKLLYSSNGRVGMGGFDFFESEGDFGKWTEPRNLGYPFNSSKDDLYFTPLDNADSEGYISSDRESVCCLEIFHVKREFLVIQGILLDCHTRKPLQDATVTLADSAQQFKFTTDENGQYTFKINSNRGFKLTAEKEKYFSKNISFSYDQLAQKDTLFSPELCLIPYEIDKPIVLKDVLYEFNKADLTEDSKGKLDYLYTIMVDNPTIEIELSSHTDSKGGEAYNMDLSERRAKSCVDYLIGKGIPKNRMTSKGYGKTRPIAPNEFPNGKDNPAGRALNRRTEFKVTKK, from the coding sequence ATGAAAACAAAGATACTCCTGATCCTCTGCTTATTTGCTTCCGTAGCACAGGCACAATTTGTAACCAATAATAAAAGAGTGGCAGATGTATATTTCCAGAATAAAGAATATTATGCAGCTGCCGAATATTATAAAAAAGCCTTACAGATCTCTGCCGATAGTGTTGGTTTTATAGTGCCCTACGGTTTTGAAAATAAGATAAAAGAAGAGAGCCCTAAAAAAGACGATTATGAGTACTGTGTTTTTCAGCTCGCGGAAGCATTAAGGTTATATAAAAATTTTATAGATGCCGAAAAATGGTATGCAATGGCTAAGGATTTTACCAATCCTAAATACATTCTTAGTACATTCTGGTATGCGGAAACCCAGCGCTCAAACCAGAAGTTTGAGGATGCGATCGCTTCATTTAATACCTTCCTGGAAAAATATAATGTAAAAGATGGTTATGCAGCCAAAGCCAGAACAGAAATTGCCTCCTGCCAGTTTGCGCTGAATGAACTGCGTTACCCAAGGTTGTTCAGGTTAAGCAGACTTCAGAATAACATTAATGACAAAGGATCTAATTATACGCCAACTATAAAGGGAGGGAATTTTTATTTCACTTCTTCCCGGCCAATAGGGAGCAGCGGAAAGAAAGAGGTGCTGTCGGATAAAAATGTAAAAGTGGCCAAAAAAGAAACCCCCTTTATAAATGCGGTATATGTAGCAACGGGAAACCCGCTCACGGAAAGTATTTCCATCAGAAAAACGGCAGTTGATGGTGCAGCCAAAGAATCGGCTGCCCCGGCATTTCATCCGAATGGGAAGATAGCCTATGTAACCAGCTGGACTGCCCTTGGCAATAAAAAGATCTATCAGTTAAACGCTACACCTGGTGTAGGAAAAGACTGGTCAGAACCCATAGAACTGGGTGGCCAGATCAATGTAAAAGGCTTTAATGCCATGCAGCCTTTTGTAACAAGAGACGGGAAATACCTGGTCTTCTCGTCCGACAGACCGGGAGGTTCAGGTAAGTACGACCTTTGGTATGCCCCTATCCGTACGGATGGCTCGCTTGGCCTTGCTGTAAATATGGGAAAGGTAATCAACACACCCGATGATGAGGAAGCCCCTTATTACAATGTGTCTACTAAAAAACTGCTTTACAGCAGTAATGGAAGAGTAGGTATGGGCGGTTTCGATTTCTTTGAAAGTGAAGGCGATTTTGGAAAATGGACCGAACCCAGAAACTTGGGCTATCCTTTTAACTCTTCCAAAGATGACCTTTATTTTACCCCTTTGGACAATGCAGATTCGGAAGGATATATCAGCTCAGACCGCGAATCTGTTTGTTGCCTGGAGATTTTCCATGTGAAAAGGGAGTTCCTGGTGATACAGGGAATACTGCTGGACTGCCATACCCGCAAACCGCTGCAGGATGCAACAGTTACCCTTGCCGATTCTGCACAGCAGTTTAAGTTTACAACTGATGAAAACGGTCAGTATACCTTTAAAATAAATTCTAACCGTGGGTTTAAACTTACCGCCGAGAAGGAAAAATACTTTAGTAAAAACATTTCGTTCAGCTACGACCAGCTGGCCCAGAAAGATACTTTGTTTAGTCCGGAGCTTTGCCTCATCCCTTATGAAATAGATAAGCCCATTGTGCTTAAAGATGTTTTGTATGAATTTAATAAAGCCGACCTGACCGAGGATTCAAAAGGGAAACTGGATTACCTGTATACCATCATGGTGGATAACCCTACGATAGAAATAGAGCTTAGCTCGCATACAGATAGCAAAGGGGGCGAAGCTTATAACATGGACCTTTCGGAAAGAAGGGCAAAGTCCTGTGTCGATTATCTAATCGGAAAAGGCATCCCTAAAAACAGGATGACCAGTAAGGGCTACGGAAAAACCAGGCCCATAGCCCCAAATGAATTTCCCAACGGAAAGGATAACCCTGCCGGAAGGGCGTTGAACAGAAGAACAGAATTTAAGGTTACCAAAAAATAG
- a CDS encoding PorP/SprF family type IX secretion system membrane protein: MKSFFYLSVILLFSLICYGQEQPRSTQYIFNNYLINPAISGIDNYTDLKLGYRNQWKGLEGAPVTQYISVHAPIGQDFVRSSVNSFSGAGYNPLSRSYVNNYTSAEPHHGIGFYALTDKAARIRQTNINATYAYHLGLSYDVNLSVGISAGISSTSVDVANVTVEHTADPLLSADYNNKIRPDIGGGLWLYSPRFFAGASAKQVLGYRSKTANRQSNLPAYQTTVFYGTAGYKFFVDEDIAFIPSTLLTYWLSAPTTIDANLKIAYQDKFWIGGSLRNNDSFSALAGFNVASLINISYSYDVTTSALRSVNNGTHEIVLGILLNNRYDVKCSTRQF, from the coding sequence ATGAAATCATTTTTTTACCTCTCTGTAATTCTGCTGTTCAGTCTGATTTGCTATGGGCAGGAGCAGCCCAGGTCTACACAATACATCTTTAACAATTACTTAATTAATCCGGCCATATCGGGGATAGACAATTATACCGATTTAAAACTGGGTTACAGAAACCAGTGGAAAGGGCTGGAGGGGGCACCCGTTACCCAATACATTTCTGTACATGCCCCAATAGGGCAGGACTTTGTAAGAAGCTCTGTGAATTCCTTTTCGGGTGCGGGGTACAACCCTTTAAGCCGCAGTTATGTAAATAACTACACTTCTGCCGAACCTCATCATGGTATAGGTTTTTATGCGCTGACAGACAAAGCGGCCCGGATAAGACAGACCAATATCAATGCGACCTATGCCTACCATCTGGGCCTCAGCTATGATGTTAATTTATCGGTTGGCATCTCTGCAGGCATCTCTTCTACCAGCGTAGATGTGGCCAATGTAACGGTCGAGCATACAGCCGACCCTTTGTTATCCGCCGATTACAACAACAAAATAAGACCTGATATAGGTGGCGGGCTCTGGCTGTACAGTCCGCGTTTTTTTGCTGGTGCATCTGCCAAGCAGGTACTGGGCTATCGTTCTAAAACCGCAAACAGGCAAAGCAATTTACCGGCTTACCAGACCACTGTATTTTATGGCACTGCCGGTTATAAATTTTTTGTAGATGAAGATATTGCTTTCATCCCTTCTACTTTACTGACCTATTGGCTGAGTGCCCCTACCACCATTGATGCCAATCTTAAAATTGCCTATCAGGATAAATTCTGGATTGGCGGGAGTTTAAGGAATAACGATTCCTTTTCTGCGCTGGCTGGTTTTAACGTAGCTTCTCTAATCAATATCAGCTATTCTTATGATGTAACCACTTCTGCATTAAGGTCTGTGAACAATGGCACACATGAAATTGTATTGGGTATCCTGCTCAATAACCGCTACGACGTAAAGTGTTCTACCCGTCAGTTTTAA
- a CDS encoding gliding motility-associated C-terminal domain-containing protein has product MRYAKYATLVFLLLSSVVGFAQTYTVTSKEDSGPGTLREALTSVPPNTTGYTINFNLPGAMDEANRTIRLRTALPAIPSNVTIDGSSQPGWTALGVSGAKIILEPEFANSTFHGLTIGTFNSVYTQVVNVEIYGLFLRNFARFSSLQNVNTNQGSGIVIDYRASNIKIGAPGKGNVIGGTINGIMVSNSGFYTAATLANISIQSNLIGVLYDGITAIPNIAGVSANLYETSMTIGGDDDKEGNVIAANQTNININRSNPSATRTSVVIVNNKIGVDASGTNDFHDLQLFLLSSSLEIHGVKVNSSNTDLYLRKNIISGNRTTGVSITNSDFVLTSNLIGTGKTRTEQLGNGVGVRIEGIATGMIGGTVTSDLGNSIANNNYGVELLSSRAVKIMRNSFFCNKVFGIGPALNYTQAFVQVLIKRPNHLEGKATPNAEVELFYTQNCNGICEGKEYIVTVQADANGRWKYDGPLTGNVTATATPILNGTTSQFSTAALLENDAIVTMVTCNGDGAIKIPEPREGFLFTWNRIEENGTRTVLIPQGTIQEISNLPVGNYEVVVDDGCKAVAKQFLIKDQKLTNLVVNWPSPGCGQLTFPFSANVDRGEGTLSYQWINAITGQIAATGKNVSMPEGSYKLKVTDQAGCFLESAVRVITRLPSPIINIVPRVVGQATCGEANGSIKNIAVTDIIGTATYKWFEMTRDPVNGAWVQGAEVGQNLDLTGVPGGVYMLEVKDQGPCPAVRISAPYITVTITNSVIINNGTPVSTTCNNNNGAINGITIVQGDNYKLTAIGSTFEKTGTCQPGVPFNITALPPGNYTLNASNSVTLCTALARNFTITATPILQYTAQVSAKSDASCGTNNGSIRLVYPNNVKPLAGKYHWENAAGQTYPGTAELIENLPEGSYELKITDPNGCTSDPLGPYVIARIPLLIVDKTIGVVVDDQCALGRGSVTGVKIEGGLPLSGTGNDAVYKYIWKDLSGNTVGTNRDLTNIAAGDYYLEVYDQTTCGFDKSKTFSIAAPVIPLATPVVNSMRVCYATEIMLPVLAPEEGTYQMYLAGNNTMPLMESTNGKFIFKVSKTGDYVIRRKLGSCYSDFTPVHIEVTNDNLEIKNTMTPNGDGMNDYWMITGLPDHADINIKIYTRSGQLVYESVGPYNKPFDGRFRGKDLPAGAYYYKIDLRADCRPIGGSITLLR; this is encoded by the coding sequence ATGCGCTACGCCAAGTATGCCACGCTGGTATTTCTGCTCTTAAGTTCTGTTGTCGGCTTTGCCCAGACTTATACGGTTACGAGTAAAGAAGATAGTGGCCCGGGCACATTAAGAGAGGCCTTGACCTCAGTGCCACCCAATACCACCGGCTATACCATTAATTTCAATCTGCCAGGTGCTATGGACGAAGCAAACAGGACCATCAGGTTGCGCACTGCCTTGCCAGCTATACCGTCAAATGTGACCATTGACGGAAGTTCCCAGCCCGGCTGGACAGCACTCGGGGTTTCAGGGGCTAAAATTATCCTGGAACCTGAATTTGCCAATTCTACTTTTCATGGTTTAACCATCGGAACGTTTAACAGCGTATATACACAGGTTGTGAATGTAGAAATTTATGGCCTGTTCCTTCGTAATTTTGCAAGGTTCAGCAGTCTGCAGAATGTAAATACCAATCAGGGCTCAGGAATAGTGATCGATTACAGGGCCAGCAATATAAAAATCGGTGCACCTGGTAAGGGAAATGTGATAGGGGGCACCATCAACGGGATCATGGTGAGTAACTCCGGTTTTTACACTGCAGCAACTTTGGCCAATATCAGTATCCAGTCTAACTTGATCGGTGTATTATATGACGGGATTACAGCCATCCCGAATATTGCCGGTGTTTCAGCCAATCTGTATGAAACCTCAATGACCATAGGAGGGGATGACGATAAGGAAGGCAATGTAATTGCGGCCAATCAAACCAATATCAACATCAACCGCTCAAACCCTTCTGCTACCCGAACCAGTGTTGTGATTGTAAACAATAAGATTGGCGTAGATGCCAGTGGAACAAATGACTTTCATGACCTGCAATTGTTCCTCTTATCTTCTTCACTGGAAATTCATGGTGTAAAAGTGAATTCCTCAAACACAGATCTTTACCTGCGCAAAAACATCATTTCAGGTAACCGCACTACAGGTGTATCCATCACAAATTCAGATTTTGTGCTGACAAGTAACCTGATCGGTACCGGAAAAACAAGAACAGAGCAATTGGGCAACGGGGTAGGGGTTAGAATTGAAGGTATCGCAACAGGGATGATAGGAGGTACAGTTACATCTGACCTGGGAAATAGCATTGCCAATAACAATTATGGGGTAGAACTGCTTTCTTCAAGGGCAGTTAAGATCATGCGGAACAGCTTTTTTTGCAACAAAGTATTTGGTATAGGCCCCGCCTTAAATTATACGCAGGCCTTCGTACAGGTACTCATCAAAAGACCCAATCACCTGGAAGGCAAAGCAACGCCAAATGCTGAAGTAGAGCTTTTTTATACACAGAACTGTAATGGGATCTGTGAAGGAAAGGAATATATAGTAACGGTTCAGGCCGATGCCAATGGCCGCTGGAAATATGATGGCCCTTTAACCGGAAATGTTACGGCTACGGCAACGCCCATATTGAATGGAACCACCTCGCAGTTTTCAACTGCGGCCCTGCTGGAAAATGATGCCATTGTTACTATGGTTACCTGTAACGGAGATGGGGCCATAAAAATCCCTGAGCCCAGGGAAGGCTTTCTTTTTACCTGGAACAGGATAGAAGAGAATGGGACACGGACAGTTTTGATCCCTCAGGGAACAATACAGGAAATAAGCAACCTGCCTGTTGGAAATTATGAAGTGGTTGTGGATGATGGATGTAAAGCCGTTGCCAAACAGTTTCTGATCAAAGACCAGAAACTGACCAATCTTGTGGTAAACTGGCCAAGCCCGGGCTGCGGCCAATTAACTTTCCCCTTTTCGGCCAATGTGGACAGGGGCGAGGGGACCCTCAGTTACCAGTGGATCAATGCCATTACCGGGCAAATAGCGGCCACAGGTAAAAATGTAAGCATGCCCGAGGGTTCCTATAAATTAAAAGTAACAGATCAGGCGGGGTGTTTTCTGGAATCCGCGGTAAGGGTCATCACCAGGCTCCCTTCGCCAATTATCAATATTGTACCCAGAGTGGTGGGGCAGGCCACCTGCGGAGAGGCAAATGGCTCTATTAAAAATATTGCGGTAACGGATATTATTGGTACGGCAACCTATAAATGGTTTGAGATGACCCGCGATCCGGTAAACGGTGCCTGGGTACAGGGGGCAGAGGTTGGCCAGAACCTGGACTTGACCGGTGTACCCGGAGGTGTATACATGCTGGAGGTAAAAGATCAGGGCCCTTGTCCGGCAGTCAGGATCAGCGCTCCTTACATTACCGTCACCATTACCAATTCGGTCATCATCAACAATGGTACACCAGTCAGCACAACCTGTAACAATAACAACGGCGCCATAAACGGCATTACCATTGTTCAGGGCGATAATTATAAGCTGACCGCCATAGGCAGTACATTTGAAAAGACCGGTACCTGCCAGCCTGGTGTCCCTTTTAACATTACAGCACTTCCTCCGGGCAATTATACACTCAATGCAAGTAATTCGGTTACCCTGTGTACCGCATTGGCAAGAAACTTTACCATTACCGCTACACCCATCCTGCAGTACACGGCCCAGGTATCGGCTAAGTCTGATGCTTCCTGTGGTACCAACAATGGATCTATCCGTTTGGTATACCCCAATAATGTAAAGCCCCTGGCCGGAAAATACCATTGGGAGAATGCAGCGGGACAAACCTATCCGGGAACAGCCGAGCTGATCGAAAATCTGCCGGAAGGAAGTTATGAACTGAAAATAACAGATCCGAATGGCTGTACCTCAGATCCTTTGGGGCCTTATGTAATAGCAAGAATACCTTTGCTGATTGTTGATAAAACCATAGGTGTAGTTGTGGATGACCAGTGTGCATTGGGACGTGGATCTGTTACAGGAGTTAAAATTGAAGGGGGGCTGCCTTTAAGCGGTACTGGCAATGATGCTGTATATAAATACATCTGGAAAGACCTGTCCGGTAATACGGTGGGTACCAATCGAGACCTGACCAATATCGCTGCGGGCGATTATTATCTTGAAGTTTATGACCAGACCACCTGTGGTTTCGACAAGAGCAAGACCTTTAGCATCGCTGCCCCGGTAATTCCTTTGGCTACACCTGTGGTCAACAGTATGCGGGTATGTTACGCTACCGAGATCATGCTGCCTGTACTGGCCCCAGAAGAAGGTACTTACCAGATGTACCTTGCCGGGAACAATACCATGCCTTTAATGGAAAGCACCAATGGAAAGTTTATTTTTAAGGTAAGCAAGACCGGTGATTATGTGATCCGCAGAAAACTGGGAAGCTGTTACAGCGATTTTACACCTGTGCATATAGAGGTAACTAATGACAACCTGGAGATCAAAAACACCATGACCCCTAATGGCGATGGCATGAACGATTACTGGATGATCACCGGGTTACCGGACCATGCCGATATCAATATCAAGATCTATACCCGAAGTGGTCAGCTGGTATATGAATCGGTTGGGCCTTATAACAAGCCTTTCGATGGTCGTTTCAGGGGTAAAGACCTGCCCGCCGGAGCATATTATTATAAAATAGACCTGAGGGCCGACTGCAGACCAATAGGGGGCAGCATTACACTTTTAAGATAG